A section of the Streptomyces sp. SCL15-4 genome encodes:
- a CDS encoding polyprenyl synthetase family protein, with translation MPTVPPAATPARRPAVDVTALLERGRNLATPVLRAAVDRLAPPMDTVAAYHFGWIDAAGNPVDGDGGKAVRPALAVLSAEVTGAAPETGVPGAVAVELVHNFSLLHDDLMDGDEQRRHRDTVWKVHGPAQAILVGDALFALAGEVLLEIGTVEAGRAARRLTAATRALIDGQAQDISYEHRDRVSVEECLEMEGNKTGSLLACASSIGAVLGGADDTTADALERYGYHLGLAFQAVDDLLGIWGDPEATGKQTWSDLRQRKKSLPVVAALAAGGPASEQLGEILAADAKSSDFENFSEEEFAARAALIEEAGGRDWTAAEARRQHTIAIEALEAVDMPDRVRESFTALADFVVVRKR, from the coding sequence GTGCCCACTGTGCCCCCGGCCGCGACGCCCGCTCGGAGGCCCGCGGTGGACGTGACCGCGCTCCTGGAGCGCGGCAGGAACCTGGCCACACCGGTGCTGCGGGCGGCCGTCGACCGTCTCGCCCCGCCCATGGACACCGTGGCCGCCTACCACTTCGGCTGGATCGACGCCGCCGGCAACCCCGTGGACGGCGACGGCGGCAAGGCCGTCCGCCCCGCGCTGGCCGTGCTGTCCGCCGAGGTCACCGGTGCCGCGCCCGAGACCGGCGTGCCCGGCGCGGTCGCCGTCGAACTCGTGCACAACTTCTCGCTGCTGCACGACGACCTGATGGACGGCGACGAGCAGCGCCGGCACCGCGACACCGTCTGGAAGGTGCACGGCCCCGCCCAGGCCATCCTGGTCGGCGACGCCCTGTTCGCCCTCGCCGGCGAGGTGCTGCTGGAGATCGGCACGGTCGAGGCCGGCCGCGCCGCCCGCCGGCTGACCGCGGCCACCCGCGCCCTGATCGACGGCCAGGCCCAGGACATCTCCTACGAGCACCGTGACCGCGTCAGCGTCGAGGAGTGCCTGGAGATGGAGGGCAACAAGACCGGCTCCCTGCTGGCCTGCGCCTCCTCCATCGGCGCGGTCCTCGGCGGCGCGGACGACACCACCGCCGACGCGCTGGAGCGGTACGGCTACCACCTCGGTCTCGCCTTCCAGGCCGTGGACGACCTGCTCGGCATCTGGGGCGACCCGGAGGCCACCGGCAAGCAGACCTGGAGCGACCTGCGCCAGCGCAAGAAGTCCCTGCCGGTCGTCGCGGCCCTCGCGGCCGGCGGCCCCGCCTCCGAACAGCTCGGCGAGATCCTCGCCGCGGACGCCAAGAGCAGCGACTTCGAGAACTTCTCCGAGGAGGAGTTCGCGGCCCGCGCCGCCCTCATCGAGGAGGCCGGCGGCCGCGACTGGACGGCCGCCGAGGCGCGCCGTCAGCACACCATCG